A single window of Syntrophus aciditrophicus SB DNA harbors:
- a CDS encoding DUF4747 family protein, with translation MPRLKTLKVAALNITTQPHSSENYISLFKDSHKIKATGKIRGSDWGIIGSLYEEEGHNNVPILRGMVYRFLNIDPKAPWLDLESNTPIDEEQLEIRPIVPDHLKPNLKMISYVFYPKSHRFFFSRRHISPGDMMKLMNDLFKDDTIATKYGQVDVSVESTSEAIERILAIPRLTRLHIMFNRPNDDDLGGLAASLLQKIDNMNIRKLEQTATSTHEAGIKPDDETQALMKLALSNGRIEAKGYDAEQKVEISTDLHPFIEQTLYNPEIQTEHSALLETSEFMLHKIKGNK, from the coding sequence ATGCCGCGTTTAAAAACACTTAAAGTTGCCGCGCTGAACATTACAACACAACCGCATTCCTCAGAAAATTATATCAGTCTATTCAAAGATTCCCATAAAATTAAAGCCACAGGGAAAATAAGAGGATCGGATTGGGGAATCATCGGATCTCTCTATGAAGAGGAAGGACACAATAATGTTCCTATACTCAGGGGAATGGTGTATCGTTTCTTAAATATAGACCCAAAAGCTCCCTGGCTTGACCTCGAAAGCAACACTCCGATCGACGAAGAGCAGCTCGAGATCAGACCGATCGTACCAGATCATCTAAAACCAAATTTAAAAATGATCTCTTATGTATTTTACCCGAAATCCCATAGATTCTTCTTTAGCCGTCGTCATATCTCTCCTGGAGACATGATGAAACTAATGAATGATCTCTTTAAAGATGATACGATTGCCACGAAATACGGGCAAGTTGATGTGTCTGTAGAGTCCACATCTGAAGCTATTGAAAGAATATTGGCAATACCAAGACTAACAAGGCTTCACATTATGTTCAACCGGCCCAATGATGATGACTTGGGCGGCTTGGCAGCTTCTCTATTGCAAAAGATAGATAACATGAATATCAGGAAGCTTGAACAAACGGCAACATCAACGCATGAAGCTGGCATCAAACCTGATGATGAAACACAGGCACTGATGAAACTGGCCCTTTCGAATGGGCGCATAGAAGCCAAAGGGTACGATGCCGAGCAGAAAGTCGAAATATCAACAGATTTACATCCCTTCATAGAACAGACACTTTATAATCCGGAAATACAGACGGAGCATAGCGCACTTCTTGAAACATCGGAATTTATGCTACATAAAATTAAAGGGAATAAATGA